A genomic region of Aureimonas populi contains the following coding sequences:
- a CDS encoding ABC transporter permease, protein MSEEAVVAAVEPLAARPAAVETPFRRLVRGFFEDRLAVLGLLVFALVAALAFAAPWIVPQNPYDLAQLDIMDGGLAPGETSFSGLTYWLGTDPQGRDMLSAIFYGLRISLVVAFVSLAFAITIGVVAGTAAAYFGGRVDSLIMRVVDLQLSFPSILIALILLALFGRGMDKVIIALIIVQWAYYARTVRSSAIVETRKDYIQAARCLAFSHRRIMFRHLLPNCVPPLIVVATVQIANAIALEATLSFLGVGVPVTEPSLGLLIANGYDYLLSGRYWVSVFPGVALLVTIVAINLVGDRLRDVLNPRLQK, encoded by the coding sequence ATGAGCGAGGAGGCGGTGGTGGCGGCCGTGGAGCCGCTGGCGGCAAGGCCCGCCGCGGTGGAGACCCCCTTCCGGCGGCTGGTGCGCGGCTTCTTCGAGGACAGGCTGGCGGTTCTGGGCCTTCTCGTCTTCGCCCTCGTGGCCGCGCTCGCCTTCGCCGCGCCGTGGATCGTGCCGCAGAACCCCTACGACCTCGCCCAGCTCGACATCATGGACGGGGGGCTCGCCCCCGGCGAGACGAGCTTCTCCGGGCTCACCTACTGGCTGGGCACCGACCCGCAGGGGCGCGACATGCTCTCGGCCATCTTCTACGGCCTGCGCATCTCGCTCGTCGTCGCCTTCGTATCGCTCGCCTTCGCCATCACCATCGGCGTGGTGGCGGGCACGGCGGCGGCCTATTTCGGCGGGCGCGTGGACAGCCTGATCATGCGCGTGGTGGACCTCCAGCTCTCCTTTCCCTCGATCCTCATCGCGCTGATCCTGCTGGCCCTGTTCGGGCGCGGCATGGACAAGGTGATCATCGCGCTCATCATCGTCCAATGGGCCTACTATGCCCGCACCGTGCGCTCCTCGGCCATCGTGGAGACACGCAAGGACTATATCCAGGCCGCGCGGTGCCTCGCCTTCTCGCACCGGCGCATCATGTTCCGCCACCTCCTGCCCAATTGCGTGCCGCCGCTGATCGTGGTCGCCACCGTCCAGATCGCCAACGCCATCGCGCTGGAGGCCACGCTCTCCTTCCTCGGCGTCGGCGTGCCCGTCACCGAGCCCTCGCTCGGCCTGCTCATCGCCAACGGCTACGACTACCTGCTCTCGGGCCGCTACTGGGTGAGCGTGTTTCCGGGCGTGGCGCTGCTCGTCACCATCGTTGCCATCAACCTCGTCGGCGACCGCCTGCGCGACGTGCTCAACCCACGGCTCCAGAAATGA
- a CDS encoding ABC transporter ATP-binding protein, translated as MTALLQVTDLKTHFFTRDGVAKAVDGVSLRLDKGEILGLVGESGSGKSVTGFSLLGLVDPPGRVVSGEIAFAGIDLVKGGEKAMRGLRGKRIAMIFQDPMMTLNPVLRVDTQMIETVQAHEKVSRATARERARQALVQVGISAPDERLESYPHQFSGGMRQRVAIAIALLHKPDLIIADEPTTALDVTIQAQILAEVQKLCAETGTALIWITHDLAVVSGLADRLAVMYAGRIVEEGPTAEIIANPIHPYTRGLIASVPHGKPHGSMLEQIKGMTPSLLNLPRGCTFAPRCPRADAACAQEPALEEKAPGRLARCVHPHGPAQMEASLS; from the coding sequence ATGACGGCGCTGCTTCAAGTCACCGATCTCAAGACGCATTTCTTCACGCGCGACGGCGTGGCCAAGGCGGTGGACGGGGTCAGCCTGCGTCTCGACAAGGGCGAGATCCTCGGCCTCGTCGGAGAATCGGGCTCCGGCAAGTCCGTCACCGGCTTCTCGCTGCTGGGCCTCGTCGATCCGCCGGGGCGCGTCGTCTCGGGCGAGATCGCCTTTGCCGGCATCGATCTCGTCAAGGGCGGCGAGAAGGCCATGCGCGGCCTGCGCGGCAAGCGCATCGCCATGATCTTCCAGGACCCGATGATGACGCTGAACCCGGTGTTGCGGGTCGATACGCAGATGATCGAGACCGTGCAGGCGCATGAGAAGGTGAGCCGGGCCACCGCCCGCGAGCGGGCGCGCCAGGCGCTGGTGCAGGTGGGCATCTCGGCGCCGGACGAGCGGCTGGAAAGCTATCCGCATCAGTTCTCGGGCGGTATGCGCCAGCGCGTGGCCATCGCCATCGCCCTCCTGCACAAGCCCGACCTCATCATCGCCGACGAGCCCACCACCGCGCTCGACGTCACCATCCAGGCGCAGATCCTGGCCGAGGTGCAGAAATTGTGTGCCGAGACGGGCACGGCGCTGATCTGGATCACGCACGATCTGGCCGTCGTCTCCGGCCTCGCGGACAGGCTGGCGGTGATGTATGCGGGCCGCATCGTGGAGGAGGGGCCGACGGCCGAGATCATCGCCAACCCCATCCACCCCTATACGCGCGGCCTCATCGCCTCCGTGCCCCACGGCAAGCCGCACGGCTCCATGCTGGAGCAGATCAAGGGCATGACGCCCTCTCTCCTCAACCTGCCGCGCGGCTGCACCTTCGCGCCGCGCTGCCCGCGCGCGGACGCGGCCTGCGCGCAGGAGCCGGCGCTGGAGGAGAAGGCGCCCGGCCGCCTCGCCCGCTGCGTCCATCCGCATGGCCCCGCACAGATGGAGGCATCCCTCTCGTGA
- a CDS encoding ABC transporter ATP-binding protein, with amino-acid sequence MPLVSQSTPVLEVANVSKRFVQDLDIAERTARLLGSRVSPRTVHAVDGVDLSIGKGEVVGLVGESGCGKSTLGRVVAGLLPPSEGKIRFRGKDVAGLKGAEARDAALKVQLVFQDPMSSLNPRSRVDEIVGEAPRVHRLVPRGELNGYVDGVLERVGLDPSTRKRYPHQFSGGQRARIGIARALAVNPDFIVCDESVAALDVSIQAQILNLFMRLREELSLTYLFISHDLGVVEHISDRIAVMYLGRIVEEGEAQSLFSVPNHPYTQALLAEVPTFETRRRAYSPVKGEIPSPLDPPPGCHFHPRCPHAFERCRAERPALKAVAPGRMSACHLNDRA; translated from the coding sequence ATCCCTCTCGTGAGCCAGTCCACCCCCGTTCTGGAAGTCGCCAACGTCTCCAAGCGCTTCGTGCAGGACCTCGACATCGCCGAGCGCACCGCGCGGCTGCTCGGCTCGCGGGTGAGCCCGCGCACGGTGCACGCGGTGGACGGCGTCGATCTGTCCATCGGCAAAGGCGAGGTCGTGGGCCTGGTGGGCGAATCGGGCTGCGGCAAGTCCACGCTCGGCCGGGTCGTGGCGGGCCTCCTGCCGCCGAGCGAGGGCAAGATCCGCTTTCGCGGCAAGGACGTCGCCGGGCTGAAGGGCGCCGAGGCGCGAGACGCCGCGCTCAAGGTCCAGCTCGTCTTCCAGGACCCCATGTCCTCGCTCAACCCGCGCTCGCGCGTGGACGAGATCGTGGGGGAGGCGCCGCGCGTCCACCGGCTCGTTCCGCGGGGCGAGCTGAACGGCTATGTGGACGGGGTGCTGGAGCGCGTCGGCCTCGACCCTTCCACCCGCAAGCGCTATCCGCACCAGTTCTCCGGCGGGCAGCGCGCGCGCATCGGCATCGCACGGGCGCTGGCGGTGAACCCGGACTTCATCGTCTGCGACGAATCGGTCGCCGCGCTCGACGTGTCGATCCAGGCGCAGATCCTCAACCTCTTCATGCGCCTGCGCGAGGAGCTGTCTCTCACCTATCTTTTCATCAGCCATGATCTGGGCGTCGTCGAGCATATCTCGGACCGGATCGCGGTCATGTATCTCGGGCGCATCGTGGAGGAGGGGGAGGCGCAGTCGCTGTTCTCCGTGCCGAACCACCCCTACACCCAGGCGCTGCTGGCCGAGGTGCCCACCTTCGAGACGAGGCGGCGGGCTTATTCGCCCGTCAAGGGCGAGATCCCCTCGCCCCTCGATCCGCCGCCCGGCTGCCATTTCCACCCGCGCTGCCCGCACGCCTTCGAGCGGTGCCGCGCCGAGCGGCCGGCCTTGAAGGCGGTCGCGCCCGGGCGCATGTCGGCCTGCCACCTGAACGACCGGGCCTGA
- a CDS encoding M20 family metallopeptidase: MQNTARIWELVDERRADYLALSDRVWEMPELAYTEFRSVAEHRAMLEAEGFAITDEPAGIPTAVVGEAGEGGPVIAFLGEYDALPGLSQEAGIAEHKPLPGSGYGHGCGHNMLGSAALLAATAYKNYLKENGLPGTVRYYGCPAEEGGAAKAFMVRDGLFADVDAAITWHPASITRVDDAKSLANTRIDFTFTGRASHAAAAPHLGRSALDAVELMNVGVNYLREHVPSDSRIHYALIDAGGIAPNVVQARATVRYAIRSRDIHGMKALNERVKKVAEGAALMTETKVEIKILSAVSNLLGNTPMEEVMYANMQRLGPVAFDDEDRAYARAIQATLSQEDILNDYRRAGAEPREDAPLCDFIVPLEAEGEAMIGSTDVGDVSWVVPTVQARAATHAIGTPGHSWQITAQGKSGQAHKGLVYAAKVMAGTAVDLLSDPALLARAKADHKARTDRTPYESPIPEGVSAPIQPRPSGH, from the coding sequence ATGCAGAACACCGCCCGCATCTGGGAACTCGTCGATGAGAGGCGCGCCGACTATCTGGCGCTGAGCGACCGTGTCTGGGAGATGCCCGAGCTCGCCTATACCGAGTTCCGCTCCGTGGCCGAGCACCGCGCTATGCTGGAGGCGGAGGGCTTCGCCATCACCGACGAGCCGGCGGGCATCCCGACGGCGGTGGTGGGCGAGGCGGGCGAGGGCGGCCCGGTCATCGCCTTCCTCGGCGAGTACGATGCCCTGCCGGGGCTTAGCCAGGAGGCCGGCATCGCCGAGCACAAGCCCTTGCCGGGCAGCGGCTACGGCCATGGCTGCGGCCACAACATGCTCGGCTCGGCGGCGCTGCTGGCCGCCACCGCCTACAAGAACTACCTGAAGGAGAACGGCCTGCCCGGCACGGTGCGCTATTACGGCTGCCCGGCCGAGGAGGGCGGGGCCGCCAAGGCCTTCATGGTGCGCGACGGGCTGTTTGCCGACGTGGACGCGGCGATCACCTGGCATCCGGCCTCCATCACTCGCGTCGACGACGCCAAGAGCCTTGCCAACACGCGCATCGACTTCACCTTCACCGGCCGCGCCTCCCACGCAGCCGCCGCCCCGCATCTGGGCCGCAGCGCGCTCGACGCGGTGGAGCTGATGAATGTGGGCGTCAACTACCTGCGCGAGCACGTGCCCTCCGACTCGCGCATCCACTATGCGCTGATCGACGCCGGCGGCATCGCGCCCAACGTGGTGCAGGCCAGGGCCACCGTGCGCTACGCCATCCGCTCGCGCGACATCCACGGCATGAAGGCGCTGAACGAGCGCGTGAAGAAGGTGGCCGAGGGCGCGGCGCTGATGACGGAGACCAAGGTCGAGATCAAGATCCTGTCGGCCGTGTCCAACCTCCTCGGCAACACGCCGATGGAGGAGGTCATGTACGCCAACATGCAGCGCCTCGGCCCCGTCGCCTTCGACGATGAGGACCGCGCCTATGCCCGCGCGATCCAGGCGACGCTGTCGCAGGAGGACATACTGAACGACTATCGCCGCGCCGGCGCCGAGCCGCGCGAGGACGCGCCGCTGTGCGACTTCATCGTGCCGCTGGAGGCCGAGGGCGAGGCGATGATCGGCTCCACCGACGTGGGCGACGTGTCCTGGGTGGTGCCCACCGTGCAGGCCCGCGCCGCCACCCACGCGATCGGCACGCCGGGCCATTCCTGGCAGATCACCGCGCAAGGCAAGTCCGGCCAGGCCCACAAGGGGCTGGTCTATGCCGCCAAGGTCATGGCCGGCACGGCGGTCGATCTCCTGTCCGACCCCGCGCTGCTCGCCCGCGCCAAGGCGGATCACAAGGCGCGCACCGATCGCACGCCCTATGAGAGCCCCATCCCGGAGGGCGTCTCGGCGCCCATCCAGCCGCGCCCCTCGGGGCACTGA
- a CDS encoding N-acetylglucosamine-6-phosphate deacetylase: MNALIAPEHIWIEGGLRTGLAVEMAAGRVARIRPLAEGEVPTSRPHLMMPACTDLQVNGSGGVMLNDGPSPETIARIIAAQRARGTGWVLPTLITSAPAQIAAAADAVIEAWGLPGLAGLHLEGPHINVERKGTHDPRHIRPMDEATLAALERLRAAGIPVMLTLAPEIVPPGTIARIAEMGVIVSAGHTAASPAQAKAGLSAGVSCFTHLFNAMPPMTSRAPGVVATAINSEAYCGIIADGIHVDWAMLALACAARPVPGRMFLVSDAMATVGGPDHFTLYGERIELRGGALVNAAGALAGAHIDMLASLGNMVRHAGLPLEAAVAMACDNPNRAMGLTPPAIEPGRALDELVMLDAALERTG, from the coding sequence ATGAACGCCCTGATCGCGCCGGAGCACATCTGGATCGAGGGAGGCCTCAGGACCGGCCTTGCCGTGGAGATGGCGGCGGGCCGGGTCGCGCGCATACGCCCGCTCGCCGAAGGCGAGGTTCCGACCAGCCGCCCCCACCTCATGATGCCGGCCTGCACCGACCTTCAGGTGAACGGCAGCGGCGGCGTCATGCTCAATGACGGGCCGTCGCCGGAGACCATCGCGCGCATCATCGCGGCCCAGCGCGCGCGGGGAACGGGCTGGGTGCTGCCCACCCTCATCACCAGCGCGCCCGCGCAGATCGCGGCGGCGGCCGATGCCGTGATCGAGGCCTGGGGCCTTCCGGGGCTGGCGGGCCTGCATCTGGAGGGGCCGCACATCAATGTGGAGCGCAAGGGAACGCACGATCCGCGCCATATCCGCCCCATGGACGAGGCGACGCTCGCAGCGCTCGAACGGCTGCGGGCGGCCGGCATTCCGGTGATGCTCACGCTCGCGCCGGAGATCGTGCCGCCCGGCACCATCGCGCGCATCGCGGAGATGGGCGTCATCGTCTCCGCCGGGCACACCGCCGCCAGCCCCGCGCAGGCGAAGGCCGGCCTTTCGGCGGGCGTGAGCTGCTTCACCCACCTTTTCAACGCCATGCCGCCCATGACCTCGCGGGCGCCCGGCGTGGTCGCCACCGCGATCAACAGCGAAGCCTATTGCGGGATCATCGCGGACGGCATCCATGTGGATTGGGCGATGCTGGCGCTCGCCTGCGCCGCGCGGCCCGTGCCCGGGCGCATGTTCCTCGTGTCCGACGCCATGGCCACGGTCGGCGGGCCGGACCATTTCACCCTCTATGGCGAGCGGATCGAATTGCGGGGAGGCGCGCTCGTCAATGCGGCCGGAGCGCTGGCCGGGGCGCATATCGACATGCTGGCGAGCCTTGGAAACATGGTTCGCCATGCCGGGCTGCCGCTGGAGGCGGCCGTGGCGATGGCCTGCGACAACCCCAACCGCGCCATGGGCCTGACGCCGCCGGCCATCGAGCCCGGCCGCGCGCTGGACGAACTGGTGATGCTGGACGCCGCCCTCGAGCGGACCGGATAG
- a CDS encoding glycosyltransferase, producing the protein MKKPIAFFVHHQGRGHANRTMALAERFSSDRPVSVLTAGPPLFDGFARDIEIVELPDMIGAAVPTPRLFAEPTPQVMHCVPLGVAEMRRTMRTILDHLDDRDVGLFVVDVSAEIALLSRAASVPAVQIRMHGDRSDIGHIGSYEACVGMLAPFDERLEQDDYPAYLRDRTFYSGGLCTTADAIPDKAEARRRLGLDPRRELIVTVTGGGGRGTPYAPLTVGARAAQDALWLVLGPTHREGHETDFSNLRELGWVSGVTDYLAAADIVIASAGDNTIHEIARVGARLVVMPEWRYFGEQQRKAQALAALGAAVHAPVWPGDLEGWRALLAAARALDDGAIRTLHAPDAAPRAARWLEALTDELWAGAAAASPALLRAV; encoded by the coding sequence TTGAAGAAGCCCATCGCCTTTTTCGTGCACCATCAGGGGCGCGGCCACGCCAACCGCACCATGGCGCTGGCCGAGCGCTTCTCCTCCGACCGGCCCGTCAGCGTGCTGACGGCCGGCCCGCCCCTCTTCGACGGCTTTGCGCGCGACATCGAGATCGTGGAGCTGCCGGACATGATCGGCGCGGCCGTGCCCACGCCCCGCCTCTTCGCCGAGCCGACGCCGCAGGTCATGCATTGCGTGCCGCTGGGCGTTGCGGAGATGCGCCGCACGATGCGCACGATCCTCGACCATCTGGACGACCGGGACGTCGGTCTCTTCGTCGTCGACGTCTCGGCCGAGATCGCGCTCCTCTCGCGCGCCGCCAGCGTGCCGGCGGTGCAGATCCGAATGCACGGAGACCGCTCCGACATCGGCCATATCGGCTCCTACGAGGCGTGCGTGGGCATGCTCGCGCCCTTCGACGAGCGGCTGGAGCAGGACGACTATCCCGCCTATCTGCGCGACCGGACCTTCTACAGCGGCGGGCTGTGCACCACGGCGGACGCGATCCCCGACAAGGCCGAGGCGCGCCGGCGCCTGGGGCTCGACCCGCGGCGCGAGCTGATCGTCACCGTCACCGGCGGGGGCGGCCGCGGCACGCCCTATGCCCCGCTGACGGTGGGCGCGCGCGCCGCGCAGGATGCGCTCTGGCTGGTGCTCGGCCCCACGCACCGCGAGGGGCACGAGACCGACTTCTCCAACCTGCGGGAACTGGGATGGGTGTCCGGCGTGACGGACTACCTGGCCGCCGCCGACATCGTCATCGCCTCGGCCGGAGACAACACGATCCATGAGATCGCGCGTGTCGGCGCGCGTCTCGTCGTCATGCCCGAATGGCGCTATTTCGGCGAGCAGCAGCGCAAGGCGCAGGCGCTGGCCGCGCTGGGCGCGGCCGTGCACGCGCCGGTCTGGCCGGGCGACCTGGAGGGCTGGCGCGCGCTTCTGGCGGCCGCCCGCGCGCTGGACGACGGCGCCATCCGCACGCTTCACGCGCCGGACGCCGCGCCCCGCGCGGCCCGCTGGCTGGAGGCGTTGACGGACGAATTATGGGCGGGCGCCGCCGCCGCATCCCCGGCCCTCCTGCGCGCGGTGTGA
- a CDS encoding glycosyltransferase family 2 protein — protein sequence MQASVLTLVRGRGAHLRNLMKSLAAQGERPAELVIAWMQEAAEPDLPDPGCPVRHVFVPGEPMPLAAARNRAAEAAGGDLLVFLDVDCIASPSLVGSYREAALGREGLFLGEVLYLPAGAVGPHLDFTALDAAGRAHPSKPPIPQAGVRRERQAGELWGLSFALTARAWGALGGMDEAFTGYGGEETDFAARVASAGLPLFWTAGARAYHQHHPVHVPPLHHFDHILRNAALFRERHGRWCMDYWLGQFARAGFIEWSEREEAIRLKRRPGPAEIAAALQPGETLFS from the coding sequence ATGCAAGCCAGCGTCCTGACCCTCGTGCGCGGGCGCGGGGCCCACCTGCGCAATCTGATGAAGAGCCTCGCCGCGCAGGGCGAGAGGCCGGCCGAGCTCGTCATCGCCTGGATGCAGGAGGCGGCCGAGCCGGACCTGCCCGATCCCGGCTGCCCCGTGCGCCACGTCTTCGTGCCGGGCGAGCCGATGCCGCTGGCGGCGGCGCGCAACCGCGCGGCCGAGGCGGCGGGCGGCGACCTTCTCGTCTTCCTCGACGTGGACTGCATCGCCTCGCCGAGCCTCGTCGGCTCCTATCGCGAGGCGGCGCTGGGCCGGGAGGGGCTGTTTCTGGGCGAGGTGCTCTATCTTCCGGCGGGCGCCGTCGGGCCGCATCTCGACTTTACCGCGCTCGATGCCGCCGGGCGCGCGCACCCCTCCAAACCACCCATCCCGCAGGCCGGCGTCCGCCGGGAGCGGCAGGCGGGCGAGCTATGGGGCCTGTCCTTCGCGCTCACGGCGCGCGCGTGGGGCGCGCTCGGCGGCATGGACGAGGCCTTCACCGGCTATGGCGGGGAGGAGACCGATTTCGCGGCGCGCGTGGCGAGCGCCGGGCTGCCCCTGTTCTGGACGGCCGGGGCGCGCGCCTACCACCAGCACCACCCGGTGCATGTGCCCCCGCTCCACCATTTCGACCATATCCTGCGCAACGCCGCGCTGTTCCGCGAGCGGCACGGCCGCTGGTGCATGGACTACTGGCTCGGCCAGTTCGCGCGCGCCGGCTTCATCGAATGGAGCGAGCGCGAGGAGGCGATCCGCCTCAAGCGCCGGCCCGGCCCCGCCGAGATCGCCGCCGCCCTCCAGCCCGGCGAGACGCTGTTCTCATGA
- a CDS encoding HAD-IIB family hydrolase: MFVLHIALQGCLKAGDIEYGLTADTGGHIRYLLDLARACEASEPGARIVLATRLFYGLSPSYAAARERVSERVEIVRLPTASPHYLPKEEMHAEVESFAEALIAHIEAEGRPDILHAHYADAAAVAAIVQARLGIPFLFTAHSLGRVKEKALGAGGGGADLAPRIAAEETGLAGAALVIASSRDEAEVQYAGYRAYDPGRIRILPPGSDLDAFRGARSTPAVEAEIGRFLREPEKPALLAIARPVRKKNLAALVTAFGQNAALRKKANLVLVAGTRGEIAELDGDMAQTMDEILHLIDRYDLYGQVAYPKSHRPQDVPAYYAYARERGGLFVNPALNEPFGLTLLEASAAGLPLIATDSGGPNDIVETCGNGILVDPRDPAAIAAAALRILSDKDLWRAFARGGERAAGIYDWRRHAQRYHDLARDILAPRAPPAAPRQLLICDIDNTLVGCEARIRAFGSWRKAQDGLAFGVATGRSFHSAMAILEEQEAPRPQVMITSVGSEIYHLDANGVTYTADAAWRTVVSRGWDRAGALAALRGLPGIAPQAPLEQRSHKLSYFSDGRGETVALVKARLEKAGLRASVIHSHGRYLDILPIRASKGTAVDFVRRRCRLPEEAVFVAGDSGNDIEMLRTIPQAIIVANYSDDLASLPSLRHSYLARETHALGIIEGVAHFRKKARRACKPAS; encoded by the coding sequence ATGTTCGTGCTCCATATCGCTCTCCAGGGTTGCCTGAAGGCCGGCGACATCGAATACGGCCTGACGGCCGACACTGGCGGCCATATCCGCTACCTGCTCGACCTCGCGCGCGCCTGCGAGGCGAGCGAGCCGGGGGCGCGCATCGTGCTCGCCACGCGCCTCTTTTACGGGCTCTCGCCCTCTTACGCGGCGGCGCGCGAGCGCGTGTCGGAGCGCGTGGAGATCGTGCGCCTTCCCACCGCCTCGCCGCATTACCTGCCCAAGGAGGAGATGCACGCAGAGGTGGAAAGCTTTGCAGAGGCTCTGATCGCGCATATCGAGGCCGAGGGGCGGCCCGACATCCTCCATGCGCATTACGCGGACGCCGCGGCCGTTGCGGCCATCGTTCAGGCGCGCCTGGGCATCCCCTTCCTCTTCACCGCCCACTCGCTGGGCCGGGTGAAGGAGAAGGCGCTGGGGGCCGGCGGCGGCGGCGCGGACCTCGCCCCCCGCATCGCGGCCGAGGAGACGGGCCTTGCCGGAGCCGCGCTCGTCATCGCCTCGTCGCGCGACGAGGCCGAGGTCCAGTATGCCGGCTACAGGGCCTACGATCCGGGCCGCATCCGCATCCTGCCGCCGGGCAGCGATCTCGACGCCTTTCGCGGCGCGCGTTCCACGCCGGCCGTGGAAGCCGAGATCGGCCGCTTCCTGCGCGAGCCGGAGAAGCCCGCGTTGCTGGCCATCGCGCGGCCGGTGCGCAAGAAGAACCTCGCCGCCCTCGTCACCGCCTTCGGCCAGAACGCCGCGCTTCGCAAAAAGGCCAATCTCGTCCTCGTGGCGGGAACGCGCGGCGAGATTGCCGAGCTCGACGGCGACATGGCGCAGACGATGGACGAGATCCTCCACCTCATCGACCGTTACGATCTCTACGGGCAGGTCGCCTATCCCAAATCGCACCGCCCGCAGGACGTGCCGGCCTATTACGCCTATGCGCGCGAGCGCGGCGGCCTCTTCGTCAACCCGGCGCTGAACGAGCCCTTCGGGCTCACGCTGCTCGAAGCCTCCGCCGCGGGCCTGCCCCTCATCGCCACCGACAGCGGCGGCCCGAACGACATCGTGGAGACCTGCGGCAACGGCATCCTGGTCGATCCGCGAGACCCCGCCGCCATCGCGGCCGCGGCCCTTCGCATCCTGTCCGACAAGGATCTGTGGCGTGCCTTCGCGCGCGGCGGGGAAAGGGCCGCCGGCATCTACGACTGGCGCCGCCACGCCCAGCGCTACCACGACCTGGCGCGCGACATCCTGGCACCCCGCGCCCCGCCTGCCGCCCCGCGCCAGCTCCTCATCTGCGATATCGACAACACGCTGGTCGGCTGCGAGGCGCGCATCCGCGCCTTCGGAAGCTGGCGCAAGGCGCAGGACGGGCTCGCCTTCGGCGTGGCCACCGGCCGCTCCTTCCACAGCGCCATGGCGATCCTGGAGGAACAGGAGGCGCCCCGCCCGCAGGTGATGATCACATCGGTGGGGTCGGAAATCTACCATCTGGATGCCAACGGCGTGACCTATACGGCCGACGCCGCATGGCGCACCGTGGTCTCGCGCGGCTGGGACAGGGCCGGCGCGCTCGCGGCCCTGCGCGGCCTGCCCGGCATCGCGCCGCAGGCGCCGCTGGAGCAGCGCTCCCACAAGCTCAGCTATTTCAGCGACGGGCGCGGCGAAACGGTGGCCCTCGTGAAGGCGCGGCTGGAAAAGGCGGGCCTCCGGGCCTCCGTGATCCACAGCCACGGGCGCTATCTCGACATCCTGCCGATCCGCGCTTCGAAGGGAACGGCGGTCGATTTCGTGCGCCGCCGCTGCCGCCTGCCGGAGGAGGCGGTCTTCGTGGCGGGCGATTCGGGCAACGACATCGAGATGCTGCGCACCATTCCGCAGGCGATCATCGTGGCGAACTATTCCGACGACCTCGCCAGCCTGCCCTCGCTGCGCCACTCCTACTTGGCGCGCGAAACGCACGCGCTCGGCATCATCGAGGGCGTGGCCCATTTCCGGAAGAAGGCGCGCCGCGCATGCAAGCCAGCGTCCTGA
- a CDS encoding glycosyltransferase family 4 protein translates to MPLAGTTRHERLRVAQVAPGIFPVPPADHGGTERVVHDLSVALRRSGVEITLFAPSDSVAEVPRVGSLPSLHSLERKYGQVPASIPSVLEVVRMEELRTRLDQFDIVHCHGEFFHAAILAGRRARSLTTIHWRVDELDRKLFFSAFPDLPVAAISAAQSADLPAANRAGIVHHGIEKDRFPLRAEPGAYLAFIGRMTDQKRPDVAIRVARAAGRPIRLAGTVDVGNPLYFEREVRPLLSETARYVGPVGDREKAELLAGAQALLFPIDWPEPFGLVMIEAMACGTPVIAWNRGSVPEIVEEGVTGFVVENEAQALEAVRRVGELDRRAVRARFEARFTSDRMAADYLALYRRLLAAPCAPR, encoded by the coding sequence ATGCCGTTGGCCGGGACGACGCGACACGAACGCCTCCGCGTGGCACAGGTGGCCCCGGGCATCTTCCCGGTGCCCCCGGCCGACCACGGAGGAACCGAACGGGTCGTGCACGATCTCAGCGTTGCGCTTCGGCGCTCCGGAGTCGAAATAACGCTGTTCGCGCCCTCGGACAGTGTGGCCGAAGTTCCACGGGTCGGCAGTCTTCCCAGTTTGCATAGCCTGGAACGCAAATACGGTCAGGTTCCTGCGTCCATACCTTCGGTTCTGGAGGTGGTGCGCATGGAAGAACTGCGCACGAGACTGGATCAATTCGACATCGTCCATTGCCATGGCGAGTTCTTCCATGCCGCGATTCTGGCGGGTCGCCGCGCCCGCTCGCTGACCACGATTCACTGGCGGGTCGACGAGCTCGACCGCAAGTTGTTTTTCTCGGCCTTCCCCGACCTGCCCGTCGCCGCCATCTCGGCCGCGCAGTCGGCCGACCTGCCGGCCGCCAACCGGGCGGGCATCGTGCATCACGGCATCGAGAAGGACCGCTTCCCGCTCCGGGCGGAGCCGGGCGCCTATCTCGCCTTCATCGGGCGGATGACGGACCAGAAGCGCCCCGATGTCGCGATCCGCGTGGCGCGGGCGGCCGGAAGGCCGATTCGCCTCGCCGGCACGGTGGATGTGGGCAACCCGCTCTATTTCGAGCGCGAGGTGCGCCCGCTCCTGTCGGAGACGGCTCGTTATGTCGGGCCCGTGGGCGACAGGGAGAAGGCCGAGCTTCTCGCCGGGGCGCAGGCGCTTCTCTTTCCCATCGACTGGCCCGAGCCCTTCGGCCTGGTGATGATCGAGGCCATGGCCTGCGGCACGCCGGTGATCGCCTGGAACCGGGGCTCCGTGCCCGAGATCGTGGAGGAGGGCGTGACGGGTTTCGTGGTGGAGAACGAGGCGCAGGCGCTGGAGGCCGTGAGGCGCGTGGGCGAGCTGGACCGGCGGGCCGTGCGTGCGCGCTTCGAGGCCCGCTTCACCTCCGATCGCATGGCGGCCGACTATCTCGCCCTCTACCGCCGCCTCCTGGCCGCGCCATGCGCACCGCGCTGA